Proteins co-encoded in one Halorussus salinus genomic window:
- a CDS encoding NmrA/HSCARG family protein, with product MSETVLVTGATGTQGGAVADHLLSGDHGDFEVRALTRHPDGTAARELAERGAEVVQGDLSEKNTLRPIVEEADAVFGVTNFWEHGYDDEIDHGTNLAEVADEVGVDHFVFSSVGGAERDTGIAHFDSKWEIEERIRDLDLPATVVRPVFFMRNFEGAREDIENGTLANALAEGVSLQMIAPDDIGGFVAEAFADPDRYRGESYELAGDEHTLESAAETFSTVLDREVEAVHVPIDEFREQMGEEYAVMFEWFNDHGYEADIEALRADHDVAFTDLETYLRERGWGSADRPD from the coding sequence ATGTCCGAAACCGTACTGGTGACCGGCGCGACCGGAACGCAAGGCGGCGCAGTCGCAGACCACCTGCTGTCGGGCGACCACGGCGACTTCGAGGTCCGCGCGCTCACTCGCCACCCTGACGGCACCGCGGCCCGCGAACTCGCGGAGCGCGGTGCCGAGGTCGTGCAGGGCGACCTCTCGGAGAAGAACACCCTCCGACCCATCGTCGAGGAGGCCGACGCCGTGTTCGGCGTCACGAACTTCTGGGAACACGGCTACGACGACGAAATCGACCACGGCACGAACCTCGCGGAAGTCGCCGACGAGGTGGGCGTGGACCACTTCGTGTTCAGTTCGGTCGGCGGTGCCGAGCGCGACACGGGCATCGCTCACTTCGACTCGAAGTGGGAAATCGAGGAGCGCATCCGGGACCTCGACCTACCCGCGACGGTGGTCCGCCCCGTTTTCTTCATGCGGAACTTCGAGGGAGCGCGCGAGGACATCGAGAACGGAACGCTGGCGAACGCCCTCGCGGAGGGCGTCTCGCTCCAGATGATAGCGCCCGACGACATCGGCGGGTTCGTCGCCGAGGCGTTCGCCGACCCCGACCGCTACCGCGGCGAGAGCTACGAACTCGCGGGCGACGAACACACCCTCGAAAGCGCGGCCGAGACCTTCTCGACGGTGCTGGACCGCGAGGTAGAGGCGGTCCACGTCCCCATCGACGAGTTCCGCGAACAGATGGGCGAGGAGTACGCCGTCATGTTCGAGTGGTTCAACGACCACGGCTACGAGGCCGACATCGAGGCGCTCCGGGCCGACCACGACGTGGCGTTCACCGACCTCGAAACCTACCTCCGCGAACGCGGGTGGGGGTCGGCCGACCGCCCCGACTGA
- a CDS encoding ATP-dependent helicase yields MGARELLAREEFDFDAESVALDDAAVLESLEPEVREWWVEEFGAFVPENGGFFTPPQKETIPLVHESENALVASPTGSGKTLSSFTAILNELFRREREREEGLDNSVYCLYVSPLKSLANDIHRNLEVPLRGIAEKMDGDPSVRHAIRHGDTDDSARQKMLEKTPHILNTTPETLAILLNSPKFKQKLETVEYVVVDEIHSLADGKRGTHLAVSLERLERMAETSPTRIGCSATVEPLDDIAEFLVGCEVGGSEAARDPTPRDYEIVDTRFVREFDIELQCPTDDLIGTPRDVVNERFYDQLHDLIGDHTNTLVFTNTRSGAERVLQNLRERYPEYDEENSGCHHGSLSKEARQSIEQDLKDGTLDVVTTSTSLELGIDMPHIDLVVQIGSPKSVASLLQRVGRAGHQLGQTVTGRVVALDRDELVECAVMLKKAEEGFVDRVFVPEEAYDVAAQHVYGMAINEVRPEREVREILRGAYPYREFSDEQFETLFRYLTSDYEGLDDKNVYAKIWRDENDPPDGEYHYPEFDVGEPLIGKRGRLARVIYMTNIGTIPDSFTCDVFTRADSEWVGDLDEEYLDTLEKGDVFVLGGQTFEYQYRRGSKVYVDRTNGRPTVPSWFSERLPLSYDLGRSILDFQGDLLEKFQKRGKPAVRVWLREFPLDENSVRAIARMFDEQVRYAGPESVSTTTRLAVEIELDRDEYERHYYVHSNYGRKFNDGLSRLVAYRCANAANTNVTVAVADHGFTVSMPLNRKVDVAEILRDIDPEEVRPDLRSALDGTDLLQRYFRIDATRSLMILKRYKGYEKSASEQQVSSEMLLGFAEELDDFAVVEETYREIIEDKLAVSAIEEVLADVQSGELAVTQHRVDTPTPRAFGLATLMASDVVLAEDESAVLQEFHDRVLEEIGGEYGDESDESGGASAAK; encoded by the coding sequence ATGGGAGCGCGCGAGCTGTTGGCGCGCGAGGAGTTCGACTTCGACGCCGAGTCGGTGGCCCTCGACGACGCCGCGGTCCTCGAATCGCTGGAACCGGAAGTCCGGGAGTGGTGGGTCGAGGAGTTCGGCGCGTTCGTGCCCGAGAACGGCGGCTTCTTCACGCCGCCCCAGAAGGAGACCATCCCGCTCGTCCACGAAAGCGAGAACGCCTTGGTCGCCTCGCCGACCGGGAGCGGGAAGACGCTGAGTTCGTTCACCGCCATCCTGAACGAACTGTTTCGCCGCGAGCGCGAGCGCGAGGAGGGCTTGGACAACTCCGTCTACTGCCTCTACGTCTCGCCGCTGAAGTCGCTGGCCAACGACATCCACCGGAATCTGGAGGTGCCCCTGCGCGGTATCGCCGAGAAGATGGACGGCGACCCGTCGGTCCGCCACGCCATCCGCCACGGCGACACCGACGACTCGGCCCGCCAGAAGATGCTTGAGAAGACGCCCCACATCCTCAACACGACGCCCGAGACGCTGGCAATTCTGCTCAACTCGCCGAAGTTCAAGCAGAAGTTGGAAACGGTCGAGTACGTCGTCGTGGACGAGATTCACAGCCTCGCCGACGGGAAGCGCGGCACCCACCTCGCGGTGAGTCTGGAGCGACTGGAGCGGATGGCCGAGACCTCGCCGACCAGAATCGGCTGTTCGGCGACGGTCGAACCCTTGGACGACATCGCGGAGTTTCTGGTCGGGTGTGAGGTCGGCGGTTCCGAGGCCGCCCGCGACCCGACGCCCCGCGACTACGAAATCGTTGACACCCGGTTCGTGCGGGAGTTCGACATCGAGTTGCAGTGTCCGACCGACGACCTCATCGGGACTCCTCGGGACGTGGTGAACGAGCGGTTCTACGACCAACTCCACGACCTCATCGGCGACCACACGAACACGCTGGTCTTCACGAACACGCGGTCCGGAGCCGAGCGCGTCTTGCAGAACTTGCGGGAGCGGTACCCGGAGTACGACGAGGAGAACTCCGGCTGTCACCACGGCAGTCTCTCGAAGGAGGCCCGCCAGTCCATCGAGCAGGACCTGAAGGACGGCACGCTCGACGTGGTGACGACCTCCACGAGTCTGGAGTTGGGCATCGACATGCCCCACATCGACCTCGTGGTCCAAATCGGCTCGCCGAAGTCGGTGGCGTCGCTCCTCCAGCGCGTCGGGCGGGCGGGCCACCAACTCGGCCAGACCGTGACGGGCCGGGTCGTCGCGCTCGACCGCGACGAACTCGTGGAGTGCGCGGTGATGCTCAAGAAGGCGGAAGAGGGCTTCGTGGACCGGGTTTTCGTTCCGGAAGAGGCCTACGACGTGGCGGCCCAGCACGTCTACGGGATGGCCATCAACGAGGTGCGCCCCGAGCGCGAGGTCCGCGAGATTCTGCGCGGGGCCTACCCCTACCGCGAGTTCTCCGACGAGCAGTTCGAGACGCTGTTCCGGTATCTGACCTCGGACTACGAGGGGTTGGATGACAAGAACGTCTACGCGAAAATCTGGCGCGACGAGAACGACCCGCCGGACGGGGAGTACCACTACCCGGAGTTCGACGTGGGCGAACCCCTGATAGGGAAACGGGGGCGACTCGCGCGGGTCATCTACATGACCAACATCGGGACGATTCCGGATTCGTTCACCTGTGACGTGTTCACGCGGGCCGACAGCGAGTGGGTCGGCGACTTGGACGAGGAGTATCTGGACACCCTCGAAAAGGGCGACGTGTTCGTCCTCGGCGGCCAGACCTTCGAGTACCAGTACCGCCGCGGGTCGAAGGTGTACGTCGATAGGACGAACGGGCGACCGACCGTCCCCTCGTGGTTCTCCGAGCGGTTGCCCCTCTCCTACGACCTCGGGCGGAGCATCCTCGACTTTCAGGGCGACCTGCTGGAGAAGTTCCAGAAGCGAGGCAAGCCCGCGGTCCGGGTCTGGCTCCGGGAGTTTCCGCTGGACGAGAACAGCGTCCGCGCCATCGCCCGGATGTTCGACGAGCAGGTCCGGTACGCCGGTCCCGAGAGCGTCAGCACGACGACGCGCCTCGCCGTGGAAATCGAGTTGGACCGCGACGAGTACGAGCGTCACTACTACGTCCACTCGAACTACGGCCGGAAGTTCAACGACGGTCTCTCGCGGCTCGTCGCCTACCGGTGTGCCAACGCGGCCAACACCAACGTCACGGTCGCAGTCGCCGACCACGGGTTCACGGTGTCGATGCCGCTCAACCGGAAGGTGGACGTGGCCGAGATTCTGCGCGACATCGACCCCGAGGAGGTCCGCCCGGACCTCCGGTCGGCGCTCGACGGCACGGACCTCCTCCAGCGGTACTTCCGCATCGACGCCACGCGGTCGCTGATGATTCTGAAACGCTACAAGGGCTACGAGAAGTCCGCCAGCGAACAGCAGGTCTCCAGCGAGATGCTGTTGGGATTCGCCGAGGAGTTGGACGATTTCGCGGTCGTCGAGGAGACCTACCGGGAGATAATCGAGGACAAACTCGCCGTCTCGGCCATCGAGGAGGTGCTGGCCGACGTGCAGTCTGGCGAGCTAGCGGTGACACAGCACCGCGTGGACACGCCGACGCCGCGGGCGTTCGGTCTCGCCACGCTGATGGCCAGCGACGTGGTGCTGGCCGAAGACGAGAGCGCGGTGCTACAGGAGTTCCACGACCGCGTGCTGGAGGAAATCGGCGGCGAGTACGGCGACGAGAGCGACGAGTCGGGCGGAGCCTCCGCCGCGAAATAG
- a CDS encoding adenine deaminase C-terminal domain-containing protein: MNRLQSVALGDEDADIVITGGRVCLPEKGEFQSRDVVIVDDRVAALPEDATPVIGDDTRVITATNRVVAPGFVDAHTHLDLHQTFENAYHYAIEGGTTTVVSEVTGYGPAFGAEGVEQFLAATSYLPVRVRAVVPPQPLLDTFEPPRADDDEADALADLLADDRVVGVGETDWIHAVGRDTPAELLYERADAEDKTVSGHAAGCSGEKLSAFATIIDDDHEAISGEDIVERVENGIHAIGRYGSIRDDMEAIGDAYPAVPTAELSLSTDGMWPRELIGEGYMDAVVRRAIEEGVEPADAIRMATLNPARHFGLDDEGVGSLSPGSVADVILIDDLDEVNVTTVLSGGEVVYNKGESKVAPRSHEYPDHFYDSVNVSTDPEQFRVPADAASDGTGSGEGSDADARAGAVRAVEYQQGLLSGETTVVPPVEGDELLADPDEDILKATLLDRHRNGDGTGFTGFVTGLGIDSGAVATTLVWETTGVLAIGADDDEMRTAVERVAEMGGGWAVVDDGEVVAELPTRVAGVCSDLEVEETAKLYDAVESGLRRLGADADRPMLAVQTMTFPGVPKLKFSFSGYADILNREVVGLTP, translated from the coding sequence GTGAACCGCCTCCAATCAGTTGCGCTCGGCGACGAGGACGCGGATATCGTCATCACCGGCGGCCGAGTCTGCCTGCCGGAGAAAGGCGAGTTCCAGTCGCGCGACGTGGTCATCGTGGACGACCGGGTCGCCGCGCTCCCCGAGGACGCCACCCCGGTAATCGGCGACGACACCCGCGTCATCACCGCGACGAACCGCGTCGTCGCGCCCGGATTCGTGGACGCCCACACCCACCTCGACCTCCACCAGACGTTCGAGAACGCCTACCACTACGCCATCGAGGGCGGCACGACCACGGTCGTCTCGGAGGTCACGGGCTACGGCCCGGCGTTCGGCGCGGAGGGCGTCGAGCAGTTCCTCGCGGCCACGTCCTACCTCCCGGTCCGGGTTCGCGCCGTCGTCCCGCCCCAACCCCTGCTCGATACGTTCGAGCCTCCCCGAGCAGACGACGACGAGGCCGACGCCCTCGCGGACCTGCTGGCCGACGACCGCGTGGTCGGCGTCGGCGAGACCGACTGGATTCACGCCGTGGGTCGGGACACCCCCGCGGAACTCCTCTACGAGCGCGCCGACGCGGAAGACAAGACCGTCTCTGGCCACGCCGCGGGTTGCTCGGGCGAGAAGCTGTCCGCCTTCGCCACGATAATCGACGACGACCACGAGGCCATCTCGGGCGAGGACATCGTGGAGCGCGTCGAGAACGGAATCCACGCCATCGGGCGATACGGTTCGATTCGCGACGATATGGAGGCTATCGGCGACGCCTACCCCGCGGTCCCCACCGCGGAACTCTCGCTCTCGACCGACGGGATGTGGCCCCGCGAACTCATCGGCGAGGGGTACATGGACGCGGTGGTCCGCCGGGCCATCGAGGAGGGTGTCGAACCCGCCGACGCCATCCGGATGGCGACGCTCAACCCGGCGCGCCACTTCGGGTTGGACGACGAGGGCGTCGGGTCGCTGTCGCCCGGTAGCGTCGCCGACGTGATTCTCATCGACGACTTGGACGAGGTGAACGTCACGACGGTTCTCAGCGGCGGCGAGGTCGTCTACAACAAGGGCGAGTCGAAAGTCGCGCCCCGGAGCCACGAGTACCCCGACCACTTCTACGACTCGGTGAACGTCTCGACGGACCCCGAGCAGTTCCGGGTGCCCGCCGACGCCGCCAGCGACGGAACCGGAAGCGGGGAAGGGAGCGACGCCGACGCCCGAGCGGGCGCGGTCCGCGCCGTCGAGTACCAACAGGGCCTGCTCTCGGGCGAGACGACCGTCGTCCCGCCGGTCGAGGGCGACGAACTGCTCGCGGACCCCGACGAGGACATTTTGAAGGCGACACTCCTCGACCGCCACCGGAACGGAGACGGAACGGGCTTCACCGGCTTCGTGACCGGTCTCGGCATCGACTCGGGTGCGGTCGCGACCACGCTGGTCTGGGAGACCACGGGCGTCCTCGCCATCGGCGCGGACGACGACGAGATGCGGACCGCGGTCGAACGCGTCGCCGAGATGGGCGGCGGGTGGGCCGTCGTGGACGACGGCGAGGTCGTCGCGGAACTCCCGACCCGCGTCGCGGGCGTCTGCTCGGACCTCGAAGTCGAGGAGACCGCGAAGCTCTACGACGCCGTGGAATCGGGCCTCCGGCGACTCGGTGCCGACGCCGACCGGCCGATGCTCGCGGTCCAGACCATGACGTTCCCCGGCGTCCCGAAACTCAAGTTCTCCTTCTCGGGGTACGCCGACATCCTGAACCGGGAAGTAGTCGGACTGACGCCCTGA
- a CDS encoding lactate racemase domain-containing protein, with the protein MNLPYGDATIDVSLPDCNVTVADPPGGDPVDPREAAEEAMADPHGPPLSERVSSADEVAIVVTDVTRATPDDVLVDLLVADLREAGVSRDQISVVVGLGLHRPMTDEELRTALGGYADLAENHDAEAAEVVGEVEGPDDEFVPVELNPTVAEADAVVSTGMVEPHQYAGFSGGAKTVAVGAGGESLIRYTHGPAMLSREGVRLGRVEGNPFRAMLDRAGDAAGVDFCLNVTHGSAGLLGASAGDHRKVVRDLAELCKRNISISLDQTYDAVVAGVGAPKDANLYQATRAATYLALGDYDPLASPARHAGDASQREGGSGTSGRIVVPARLQEGAGEGTGEKRFYDWLSGAESADALYDEMRQGYEPGAQRAFVVARVLREYDLYVTNSESPEVVEECLMHARESVVDAVEPGSDVLVVPDALDTLLTSAES; encoded by the coding sequence GTGAATCTTCCCTACGGCGACGCGACCATCGACGTATCGCTTCCGGACTGCAACGTCACGGTCGCCGACCCGCCCGGCGGCGACCCCGTGGACCCCCGCGAGGCCGCCGAGGAGGCCATGGCCGACCCGCACGGGCCACCGCTGTCCGAACGGGTCTCCTCGGCGGACGAGGTGGCAATCGTCGTGACCGACGTGACCCGCGCGACGCCCGACGACGTGCTGGTCGATTTGCTCGTCGCCGACCTCCGCGAGGCGGGCGTCTCGCGCGACCAAATCTCCGTCGTGGTCGGTCTCGGTCTCCACCGGCCGATGACCGACGAGGAGTTACGGACCGCGCTCGGCGGGTACGCCGACCTCGCGGAGAACCACGACGCCGAGGCCGCGGAAGTCGTCGGCGAAGTCGAGGGACCCGACGACGAGTTCGTCCCCGTCGAGTTGAACCCGACCGTCGCCGAGGCCGACGCCGTGGTCTCGACCGGGATGGTCGAACCCCACCAGTACGCGGGGTTCTCCGGCGGTGCCAAGACCGTCGCCGTCGGCGCTGGCGGGGAGTCGCTCATCCGCTACACGCACGGTCCCGCGATGCTCTCTCGGGAGGGCGTCCGCTTGGGCCGCGTCGAGGGCAACCCCTTCCGCGCGATGCTCGACCGAGCGGGCGACGCGGCGGGCGTGGACTTCTGCCTGAACGTGACCCACGGTTCCGCGGGTCTCCTCGGGGCGAGCGCGGGCGACCACCGGAAGGTCGTTCGAGACCTTGCAGAGCTATGCAAAAGAAACATTTCTATTTCTTTAGACCAGACGTACGATGCCGTCGTCGCTGGCGTCGGCGCGCCGAAGGACGCGAACCTCTATCAGGCGACGCGGGCCGCGACGTACCTCGCGTTGGGCGACTACGACCCCCTCGCGTCTCCGGCGCGTCACGCCGGAGACGCGAGCCAGCGGGAAGGCGGTTCGGGTACGAGCGGTCGCATCGTCGTCCCGGCCCGCTTGCAGGAGGGCGCGGGCGAGGGCACGGGCGAGAAACGCTTCTACGACTGGCTCAGCGGTGCCGAGAGCGCCGACGCCCTCTACGACGAGATGCGGCAGGGGTACGAACCCGGCGCACAGCGCGCGTTCGTCGTCGCCCGCGTCCTCCGGGAGTACGACCTCTACGTCACGAACAGCGAGTCGCCCGAGGTCGTCGAGGAGTGCCTGATGCACGCTCGGGAGTCGGTCGTGGACGCCGTGGAACCCGGAAGCGACGTGTTAGTCGTCCCGGACGCGCTCGACACGTTGCTGACGAGCGCGGAGTCCTGA
- a CDS encoding HNH endonuclease, producing MSTERQHRSRYLRAFVLERDDHTCQSCGVTGAELTRSGLHIHHIEPVYSGGQNAPSNLVTLCPQCHVEWDEIEHPPLVPETSIYHRTLDSHSHLRSEVRETRRLLVLVVLASLLDDGEKSSELSEEKKKGVRLLLAASVAMSVGIPSGVAFTAGLGVGVGISSFAATSYQLDDYYEIKKKQTLDGDD from the coding sequence ATGTCTACGGAGCGCCAGCACCGGAGTCGGTACCTTCGGGCGTTCGTCTTGGAGCGTGACGACCACACGTGTCAGTCGTGTGGAGTTACCGGTGCTGAACTGACCCGGTCGGGTCTTCACATCCATCACATCGAACCGGTCTACAGCGGCGGTCAAAACGCGCCATCGAATCTCGTCACGCTTTGCCCGCAGTGCCACGTAGAGTGGGACGAAATAGAGCATCCACCGCTGGTTCCCGAAACGTCGATTTACCACCGAACGCTCGACTCACACAGTCACTTACGTTCCGAAGTCAGGGAGACACGTCGGTTGCTCGTCTTGGTTGTGTTAGCATCTCTTCTTGACGATGGTGAGAAGTCGTCCGAGTTGTCCGAGGAGAAGAAAAAAGGCGTTCGACTACTCCTCGCCGCTTCGGTTGCGATGTCGGTCGGTATTCCGTCCGGAGTCGCTTTCACGGCCGGTCTCGGAGTCGGCGTCGGTATTTCGTCGTTCGCGGCGACTTCTTACCAACTCGACGACTATTACGAGATAAAGAAGAAGCAGACCCTCGACGGAGACGACTGA
- a CDS encoding MBL fold metallo-hydrolase — MRVTFLGTGSAMPTGERYQTGIVVTDEERDRHLLVDCGSGVLHRLQQSGIGYEEISSVLLTHHHLDHVADLLPLLKARWLAGEEHLEVVGPTGTKALVDDLLEVFDYLEERMDLRVREVGAHEFEVAGFEIEGYETRHSLPCLAYRFGEEFTFSGDSEAFEGLANFADGCDVLAHDCSFPDDVDVDNHPTPTQLGAALAGSEADIGKVFLTHLYPHTEGRHEEMLKSIEAEYDGDVRFADDLRTVEL, encoded by the coding sequence ATGCGAGTCACCTTTCTCGGCACCGGCAGTGCGATGCCGACCGGCGAGCGCTACCAGACCGGTATCGTCGTGACCGACGAGGAGCGCGACCGCCACCTCCTCGTGGACTGCGGGAGCGGGGTCCTCCATCGCCTCCAGCAGTCGGGCATCGGCTACGAGGAGATATCCAGCGTCCTCCTCACGCACCACCACTTGGACCACGTGGCCGACCTCCTCCCGCTGTTGAAGGCCCGCTGGCTCGCGGGCGAGGAGCATCTCGAAGTCGTCGGCCCGACCGGAACGAAGGCGCTCGTGGACGACCTGCTGGAGGTGTTCGACTACCTCGAAGAGCGCATGGACCTCCGGGTTCGGGAGGTCGGTGCCCACGAGTTCGAGGTCGCCGGATTCGAAATCGAGGGCTACGAGACCCGCCACTCCCTGCCGTGTCTGGCCTACCGCTTCGGCGAGGAGTTCACGTTCAGCGGCGACAGCGAGGCCTTCGAGGGGTTGGCCAACTTCGCCGACGGCTGTGACGTGCTGGCTCACGACTGCTCGTTCCCCGACGACGTGGACGTGGACAACCACCCGACGCCGACCCAACTCGGCGCGGCGCTCGCGGGGTCGGAGGCGGACATCGGCAAAGTGTTCCTGACTCACCTCTACCCGCACACCGAGGGCCGCCACGAGGAGATGCTCAAATCTATCGAGGCGGAGTACGACGGCGACGTGCGGTTCGCCGATGATTTGCGGACTGTCGAACTGTAG
- a CDS encoding SRPBCC domain-containing protein: MADSEESGMVTTKFGRTPEGRRLEVAEEFDAPAERLWELLTDTGEWAEWGPLVAGVVCSDDRIREGTTGTLETTFGVGLSFEVTACEEYRWTWEISGIAATGHRVEPLDGGCRVVFEVPLLAAGYAPVCAVALGELSERI, encoded by the coding sequence GTGGCGGACTCCGAGGAGTCCGGCATGGTCACGACGAAGTTCGGTCGGACGCCCGAGGGGCGTCGTCTGGAAGTCGCCGAGGAATTCGACGCGCCCGCCGAACGGCTCTGGGAGTTGCTGACCGACACCGGCGAGTGGGCCGAGTGGGGGCCGCTGGTCGCGGGGGTCGTCTGTAGCGACGACCGGATTCGGGAGGGGACGACCGGGACGCTCGAAACGACGTTCGGCGTCGGCCTCTCCTTCGAGGTCACGGCCTGCGAGGAGTACCGCTGGACGTGGGAGATTTCGGGTATCGCCGCGACGGGCCACCGGGTCGAACCGCTGGACGGCGGGTGTCGAGTGGTGTTCGAGGTCCCCCTGCTGGCGGCGGGCTACGCGCCGGTCTGTGCGGTCGCGCTCGGGGAACTGAGCGAGCGGATTTGA
- a CDS encoding M20/M25/M40 family metallo-hydrolase codes for MDERHREFLDDLLTTASPSGFEADVQRVWVEYVSEFADEVRTDEYGNAVAVVEGSDPAVAFTGHADEIGLMVNGVDEEGFVRLSRVGGTDRTVSKGQHVEIHTDDGVVRGVVGQTAIHLRDPEDEELEDIAEQHVDIGVESEAEARELVDVGDPITFDTPVRELEGTRMAARGMDNRVGIWVAAEAARRAAESDVDATVYAVSTVQEELGKQGAKMVGFDLPVDAALAVDVTHAVDSPDLGKEKDQHGEVELGAGPVVSRGSSNHPEVVRAVRDAASERDLPLQLQAAGRATGTDADAFYTSQGGIPSLNVGLPNRYMHTPVEVIDTDDLDAAADLLAAFAEESAGRDEFAVDI; via the coding sequence ATGGACGAACGACACCGCGAATTTCTCGACGACTTGCTCACGACCGCCAGTCCGTCCGGCTTCGAGGCCGACGTGCAACGGGTGTGGGTCGAGTACGTCTCGGAGTTCGCCGACGAGGTGCGGACCGACGAGTACGGGAACGCAGTGGCGGTCGTGGAGGGTAGCGACCCCGCCGTCGCGTTCACCGGGCACGCCGACGAAATCGGCCTGATGGTCAACGGCGTGGACGAGGAGGGCTTCGTCCGCCTCTCGCGGGTCGGCGGCACCGACCGCACCGTCTCGAAGGGCCAGCACGTCGAGATTCACACCGACGACGGCGTGGTCCGCGGCGTCGTCGGCCAGACCGCCATCCACCTCCGGGACCCCGAGGACGAGGAGCTAGAGGACATCGCCGAACAGCACGTCGATATCGGCGTCGAGAGCGAGGCCGAGGCCCGCGAACTCGTGGACGTGGGCGACCCCATCACCTTCGACACGCCGGTCCGCGAGTTGGAGGGGACCCGGATGGCCGCCCGCGGGATGGACAACCGCGTCGGCATCTGGGTCGCCGCGGAGGCCGCCCGCCGCGCCGCCGAATCGGACGTGGACGCGACCGTCTACGCGGTCAGTACGGTCCAAGAGGAGTTGGGAAAGCAGGGCGCGAAGATGGTCGGGTTCGACCTCCCGGTGGACGCCGCGCTCGCGGTGGACGTGACCCACGCGGTCGATTCGCCCGACCTCGGCAAGGAGAAAGACCAGCACGGCGAAGTCGAGTTGGGCGCAGGTCCGGTCGTCTCGCGGGGTTCCTCGAACCATCCCGAGGTCGTCCGCGCAGTCCGCGACGCCGCCAGCGAACGTGACCTGCCGCTCCAGTTGCAGGCCGCCGGGCGAGCGACCGGCACCGACGCCGACGCCTTCTACACCTCGCAGGGCGGTATCCCGTCGCTGAACGTCGGCCTGCCCAACCGCTACATGCACACGCCCGTCGAGGTCATCGACACCGACGACTTGGACGCCGCCGCGGACCTCCTCGCGGCCTTCGCCGAGGAGTCCGCGGGCCGCGACGAGTTCGCCGTGGACATTTGA
- a CDS encoding MBL fold metallo-hydrolase, whose translation MFTRFSIPTPFQVGPVNAYLAGRTLVDPGPGSEEAWAALLDELESQDMGPTDIEQVLVTHAHPDHFGLAKRLREEGARIVASPTTAEIIADFEARLDYEQSYFVDFFETHGMARSTAETITDLPEVFLNVAPGVETDTTLGDGETVEVADTQLTAEAVQGHATGETIFTYETDGSQRALVGDHVLPDITPNPLLQPPADDGGERPRVLPAFNRSLSNLREREFDRFLPGHREEITDPNGRIGEILSAHEERTANVLEIVENGPTTAVEVMEELFDDLPATEYFSGMSEAVGHLDVLDERGEVSSREQGGVVVWEVAE comes from the coding sequence ATGTTCACGCGGTTCTCGATACCGACGCCGTTTCAGGTCGGCCCGGTCAACGCCTACCTCGCTGGCCGGACGCTGGTAGACCCCGGACCGGGTAGCGAAGAGGCGTGGGCCGCCCTACTGGACGAACTCGAATCTCAGGACATGGGACCGACCGACATCGAGCAGGTGCTGGTGACCCACGCCCACCCCGACCACTTCGGACTCGCCAAGCGACTCCGCGAGGAGGGCGCGCGCATCGTCGCCAGCCCCACTACCGCGGAAATCATCGCGGACTTCGAGGCCCGCCTCGACTACGAGCAGTCGTACTTCGTGGACTTCTTCGAGACCCACGGGATGGCCCGCTCGACGGCCGAGACCATCACCGACCTGCCGGAAGTGTTCCTCAACGTCGCGCCCGGCGTTGAGACCGACACCACCCTCGGCGACGGCGAGACCGTCGAGGTCGCCGACACGCAACTCACCGCCGAGGCCGTGCAGGGCCACGCGACCGGCGAGACCATCTTCACCTACGAGACCGACGGGAGCCAGCGCGCCCTCGTCGGCGACCACGTCCTCCCCGACATCACGCCCAACCCGCTCCTCCAACCGCCCGCCGACGACGGCGGTGAGCGACCCCGCGTCCTCCCGGCGTTCAACCGCTCGCTCTCGAACCTCCGCGAGCGCGAGTTCGACCGATTCCTGCCGGGCCACCGCGAGGAGATAACCGACCCGAACGGCCGCATCGGCGAGATTCTCTCCGCCCACGAGGAACGCACCGCGAACGTCCTCGAAATCGTGGAGAACGGCCCGACGACCGCAGTCGAGGTGATGGAGGAACTGTTCGACGACCTGCCCGCGACCGAGTACTTCTCGGGGATGAGCGAGGCGGTCGGCCACCTCGACGTACTGGACGAGCGCGGCGAGGTCTCCTCGCGCGAGCAGGGCGGCGTCGTCGTCTGGGAGGTGGCGGAGTGA